One part of the Trypanosoma brucei brucei TREU927 chromosome 4, complete sequence genome encodes these proteins:
- a CDS encoding RNA-binding protein, putative (similar to Polyadenylate-binding protein (Poly(A)-binding protein) (PABP). (Swiss-Prot:P31209) [Schizosaccharomyces pombe]) has protein sequence MESMPSEEPIEVFTEIYKPTLSVDVTAEPPEDTSTGTTPQTSVTPHVSTNIFVAGVPPTWDENNLYQRFKEFGEIVSTKLVRQRHFAFVMFRKPESAHAAINAMHLTHPTPNSPVKLHVSIAMHDEGVDDLPNDRIFIRGLAQWTTKEHLKQSFAPYGTIVEAAVLTNHLGQCKGSGFVQFSSVEEATAAIEAKKNIRIEGLDSELEVKYSETAEVRQLRQERNKNRQKYSPKYRQRLSPFPFFPQVPVGPPMQTFPMIGVPTSVPVFYPPPPTATAVPSPHVIYPTLVTSPPLPMFTTAPTIFEAKTEAFPSSGDVHLSGVSLSEPVLSSLLQRYGDVSAMELLEDGAAAIRMADRNMHTLIVQELNGLVFSNGQLLVARLYA, from the coding sequence ATGGAAAGTATGCCGTCTGAGGAACCAATAGAAGTTTTTACTGAAATTTACAAACCGACATTAAGCGTAGATGTAACAGCTGAACCTCCCGAAGACACGAGCACTGGAACAACCCCTCAGACATCCGTTACGCCTCATGTTTCCACCAACATTTTTGTTGCTGGTGTTCCACCAACATGGGATGAAAACAACTTGTACCAAAGGTTTAAGGAATTTGGTGAGATTGTATCCACAAAACTTGTACGGCAAAgacattttgcttttgtgatgTTCAGAAAACCGGAGTCCGCACATGCTGCAATTAACGCCATGCATCTCACACATCCGACACCGAATAGTCCCGTGAAGCTGCATGTGTCTATCGCAATGCATGACGAGGGTGTGGATGATTTGCCCAATGATCGCATATTCATTAGAGGACTCGCGCAATGGACAACAAAAGAACATCTCAAGCAAAGTTTTGCACCATATGGAACCATTGTAGAAGCTGCCGTCCTCACCAATCACCTCGGGCAATGCAAAGGTTCTGGTTTTGTTCAGTTTTCGTCCGTTGAGGAGGCAACAGCCGCGATTGAGGCAAAGAAGAATATTCGTATCGAAGGCTTGGATTCTGAGCTGGAGGTTAAATATTCTGAGACGGCGGAAGTTAGGCAACTACGACAGGAGCGTAATAAAAACAGGCAAAAATACTCTCCCAAATACCGACAGCGCCTGTCGCCATTTCCATTCTTCCCGCAGGTTCCTGTGGGGCCACCCATGCAAACGTTTCCAATGATTGGCGTTCCAACGTCTGTGCCCGTGTTTTATCCGCCGCCCCCGACCGCAACGGCGGTGCCTTCACCCCACGTCATTTATCCCACACTCGTGACGTCTCCACCACTGCCAATGTTTACCACTGCGCCAACGATATTTGAGGCTAAGACGGAGGCATTTCCCAGTAGTGGAGACGTGCACCTTTCAGGTGTTTCATTGTCAGAACCTGTTCTTTCATCATTACTGCAACGCTATGGAGATGTAAGCGCCATGGAGCTTCTTGAAGACGGTGCAGCAGCGATACGGATGGCAGACCGTAATATGCATACGCTTATAGTTCAAGAGTTGAATGGCCTTGTTTTCTCTAACGGTCAGTTGTTGGTGGCAAGGCTTTATGCCTAA
- a CDS encoding cell differentiation protein, putative encodes MHQTQAYLPYGFYQPQQAAAKQQPPVSEDMRRMFQYLEGLYKPETRENSILELAKDRESYHHLGPALWYGVGIMSVLLQEIISVYPLLSTPHLLAKGMANRVSSVLTLLQAVAFHESTRRMFLDSQMCLFLYPFLRGMNEGTEGLRLTSLGVIGALVKTDDHDVVQYLLNTEIFPLCLNIMESGTEFSKTLATFIVQRLLNSEGGLKYVCLTPERFTAVATVLGKLVESKDCSTRLLRYIIRCYLRLSENQRGREALSRCLPQALRNATYKQALESNTGLVRNLLQLLVNIGDAGATKLHESLLAGGKPQGGDASA; translated from the coding sequence ATGCACCAAACCCAAGCGTATTTGCCTTACGGGTTTTATCAACCACAGCAGGCTGCAGCAAAGCAGCAACCTCCCGTTTCGGAGGATATGCGTCGTATGTTTCAATACCTCGAAGGGCTTTACAAACCTGAGACGCGTGAGAACTCCATTTTGGAGTTGGCAAAAGATCGCGAATCATATCATCATCTCGGACCTGCGTTGTGGTATGGCGTGGGGATCATGTCAGTTCTATTGCAGGAAATAATTTCTGTCTATCCCTTGTTAAGTACACCTCATCTTCTTGCCAAGGGAATGGCAAATCGTGTGAGCAGCGTGTTGACTCTTCTGCAAGCTGTTGCTTTCCATGAATCCACTCGACGCATGTTTCTCGATTCACAAATGTGTCTCTTCCTCTACCCATTTCTCCGTGGGATGAATGAAGGGACTGAAGGGTTGCGACTCACTTCCCTTGGTGTTATTGGCGCTCTTGTAAAAACAGATGATCATGATGTTGTTCAGTACCTTCTCAACACGGAGATATTCCCCCTTTGCCTCAACATCATGGAGTCTGGAACTGAATTTTCAAAAACTTTGGCGACATTTATCGTGCAGAGGCTCCTTAACTCAGAGGGAGGTTTGAAATATGTATGCCTAACTCCTGAACGGTTCACGGCTGTGGCTACGGTGCTGGGGAAATTGGTGGAATCAAAAGATTGCAGCACACGTCTGTTAAGGTACATTATTCGCTGCTACCTCCGTCTTTCTGAGAACCAGAGGGGACGTGAGGCTTTGAGCCGTTGTTTACCACAAGCCCTGCGTAATGCCACTTACAAACAAGCACTTGAGAGTAATACGGGACTGGTGAGGAATTTGCTTCAGTTGTTAGTAAATATCGGTGATGCGGGCGCCACGAAGCTTCACGAGTCGCTTCTCGCAGGTGGGAAGCCACAAGGCGGTGATGCCAGTGCGTGA
- a CDS encoding phosphatidylinositol 3-kinase tor, putative translates to MSLGYDARKVEALIRTIAVSSKCDVIYAAEVVKQAKDNQRKNQQEYENLVSCLLFCLENFDVVEGGTAEVKCALVTLATLLQLDLTANQVSQCNSYLSICLTHVQDVSVAFVASRAFGETLVTSMTSDFVQEQVEGAFLAIDLKENITHAQRVCALLMLQEVVTKIPMRILDMLDSLFEKLWGMLASSDAMIREISHLLFMDCGKLLCSRSPVNRKKTVDSLLHQLKFNLAAKSRESNMAGLLAFETVVMTSVGTASQPRYEDMSIMLVPYVMTGGSTNIAELRELLFRCLIVLCRYSTTLFITNQLKDTVGFALKSIENGYQVAASFNMLSEIIVLVTDVAFRPFVNETCNAVRYVSGKSSKPCWEAVRCFSVICHVCPPVDVESYIEPCIENIFRWGLSLPLIESMPHIIASSSAKYRSRLEEGLLDMISVTLCGLPFRQQPGSKGTITMKVESEPTESQITVALDALVQFGFSDSELMGDFLRDSVLPLIDSESVSVRTAAVRTICTLLIPPGVKGELTMARRICVDVILSRMLVVGLSNPDPVVRKGILSSFTEPFYPFLKEVQFVTSIYAALGDEDISCRVAATVLLCRMTFHDPSHILPIFRKQIVQILHTVSTSDNTGAVQSGLQLLDAAASNAPQFVMNFADGIIKALGHHFSTVNIHSSILQHLLRCCTSVAHAAHFFGNTDAIFRVEVDRAYMLLKALPLDSESVELRLWCLRFLSATLGPQIEGRSPYEVYPHLYQQLSGIVKNNDEDLDVRLEALRCAGVIGALDISIFHSTVVNRTCRHEEMKRNEPSTLSHAMCCRVVIRSIASLLDLSEKRFSGGKDNVLRVGIQTILNIAESCPDSRGEIAVVIPPVVRAVSELSACRLLGTLLHELTQIIRYVGVAALSHAHLLYNLIDESWVKSSKYRFLAVRLALTLVTLEADGKAESRRSNMRMSPIKFDALNDIESSESLRYAIIEYILKHTQTLKTCVETVVTNLLRAAQRCPIDFALSVITTLRVVCFRLHVDEFAGLIVRGLLSCLKTRLSTSMRATEQNAFVSRIMGVFCVLMTVLQSEFVKYSSEVLRTLKTLRVSNNELITLHGTLMKGGVCTLSKGFVTEHQKQVVRLLKECEGIALRHVSDLDKVLSTRGNVDEKGWNSDDGERPLPFSEKLIISTTRTAPLTKEEWLRWLNDFSCVIMQESPYRVFRCISLPLTANTSPLVDCSPQFTQDIAPHAFRALWNFASASVRSSLADFFFQVLQQAMESSAVPDEVVSALLTVAEYMDNVGMALPIAPSILSRCAWGRGMLAKALYWCEAAYRKDPRGTAKYLFSLYRELQQSGLLMVTGHSESLKLLQGCIDNERSESDGSDEYSVKWLSRQESLRRMCGVGGRSRSDANSSFNGEDVKLDPEMENEVNTLYALSEAGDYDAVLEQWKVLFQKYNGRDEQKREENTLFYVSQCAADASIRLQAWDTLEDTTRWQLNDTVSYHVSRAALSIHKRRYEEATSAINEGRKLLLEDLSGLLHQSYTRAYEGLVIAQKLSELEEIVTVKRAEVVSSTHHLSRVLRLWSQRIEMMSSTVSAWKEVLGVRGLLIPPGEDVATRLRFVNLCRREKAKQHERFILCQLLGYRCPTSEQLMHSNANPRVVMQYISFLSANGELGPKSSYGLERDLLKRMIDTHSRNENAFLLSSAYARLGSSAELSEAVQCYKAATTYCPKWFHAWRMFAESNAEMLDVTFSDATCAAAIEGYIQSIKLGNSDSTIIQDVLKLLTLLSRHCDQESGLKELRKRVFEVSPRAWKLVVPQLIARLDSGSDGSCELVAEILTTVSFDCPLSLIYPLNLCAMSNSRRRRKYANIILDKLQSKHPLVVNQGRILVDELVRTSDLLHEQWYHMLECSATAFFDRNDYKGMLDVLLPLHEKLHLSTDTIVEAEFTCKFGNKLDRAQEWLQSYLRTGSIADLHSAWNIYHAVYQQIDKQIRSQSKLHLSFCSPKLFEARNLAVGLPDAMPSEDCAVRCTASFNGTLTVIGSKQRPKRLSVTTVDGETQKYLLKGREDLRLDERVMQLFRLVNTLMMTDSRTCKNPGFQIQRYSVTPLKDTVGLIGWVSGCDTLHTLVTKYRKFRGIPPELELRMMNQIIVCDRPKTYDHLTMISKVEVMEFLADHTSGHDVRKAMWASASNCEMWLEQRQVFTTSSATTCMVGYILGLGDRHPNNVMIQRTSGLFVHIDFGDCFEVAMTRQMFPERVPFRLTRMIRNALDVFGVDGPFRSIAETAMCVLRDGSRSVLAILEAFIQDPLISWRLLNHMKKEPGDSTVHKNIDEQSEAVGPRMSSVAFPGAPVRDDMFTVDSKLTRCASIPDDDVVHKGVKVFQRVRSKLKGEEFLRTKGDTKSTDPKVQVARLIVEATDITNVAQSWAGWYPFW, encoded by the coding sequence ATGTCACTTGGGTACGATGCGCGGAAAGTGGAGGCGCTCATCCGGACAATTGCGGTTTCTTCAAAATGTGATGTCATTTACGCCGCTGAGGTTGTTAAGCAGGCAAAAGATAATCAAAGAAAGAATCAGCAGGAATATGAAAACTTAGTGTcatgtttattgttttgtttggaaAACTTTGATGTAGTTGAGGGTGGTACAGCAGAGGTCAAGTGCGCGCTCGTGACGCTGGCGACGTTGCTGCAATTAGACCTTACAGCCAATCAGGTATCTCAGTGCAATAGTTATCTTAGCATTTGTTTGACTCATGTGCAGGACGTGTCAGTTGCCTTCGTCGCCTCCCGTGCTTTTGGAGAGACACTCGTGACGAGTATGACGTCGGACTTCGTTCAAGAGCAGGTGGAGGGCGCTTTTTTGGCAATAGATTTGAAGGAAAATATAACTCATGCACAGAGAGTGTGCGCCTTGTTGATGCTACAGGAGGTGGTGACTAAAATTCCTATGCGAATTCTCGACATGTTGGATTCCTTATTTGAAAAGTTGTGGGGTATGTTAGCCTCTTCAGATGCGATGATACGGGAGATTTCGCATCTGCTTTTTATGGATTGCGGAAAATTACTTTGCAGTCGATCTCCAGTTAACAGGAAGAAAACGGTAGACTCGTTGCTTCATCAACTCAAGTTCAATCTCGCCGCGAAGTCTAGAGAGAGCAACATGGCTGGCTTGCTGGCCTTTGAAACTGTGGTGATGACTTCAGTGGGAACTGCATCTCAACCTCGATACGAGGATATGTCCATTATGCTGGTCCCTTATGTGATGACTGGGGGGTCCACCAACATTGCTGAGTTGAGAGAACTTCTCTTTCGCTGCCTTATCGTGCTGTGCCGCTATAGCACAACGTTGTTCATCACCAATCAACTGAAGGACACGGTTGGTTTTGCTCTCAAATCAATTGAGAACGGCTATCAAGTTGCCGCGTCGTTCAATATGCTCAGTGAAATCATTGTATTGGTTACAGACGTGGCGTTTCGTCCGTTCGTCAATGAAACATGCAATGCTGTGCGTTACGTATCTGGGAAGTCATCTAAACCGTGCTGGGAGGCAGTCAGATGCTTTTCAGTGATATGCCATGTATGCCCACCTGTCGATGTGGAGAGCTACATCGAGCCTTGCATAGAAAACATATTTCGTTGGGGATTGTCGCTGCCCCTTATCGAAAGCATGCCACACATCATAGCGTCGTCTAGCGCTAAGTACCGATCGAGGTTAGAGGAGGGTTTGTTGGATATGATTTCCGTAACTTTGTGCGGTCTACCGTTTCGTCAGCAACCCGGTTCGAAGGGTACCATTACCATGAAAGTGGAGTCAGAACCAACTGAGAGCCAAATAACAGTTGCTCTTGATGCATTAGTCCAATTTGGGTTTTCCGATTCGGAGCTGATGGGTGACTTCTTGCGGGACTCGGTGTTGCCCCTCATCGACAGTGAAAGTGTATCGGTTCGCACCGCGGCAGTTCGTACAATTTGCACGCTGCTAATCCCCCCTGGTGTTAAGGGTGAGCTTACAATGGCACGCAGAATATGTGTTGATGTAATTTTGTCTCGTATGCTTGTGGTTGGGCTGTCAAACCCCGACCCGGTCGTTAGGAAAGGAATTCTCTCTTCGTTTACAGAACCATTTTATCCGTTTTTGAAGGAGGTGCAGTTTGTGACTTCGATCTACGCTGCACTTGGGGATGAGGATATAAGTTGTCGGGTAGCTGCCACCGTACTGCTCTGCCGCATGACCTTTCACGACCCATCCCACATATTACCAATATTTCGCAAACAAATTGTTCAGATATTACATACGGTATCCACTAGCGACAACACAGGTGCCGTGCAAAGTGGGCTTCAACTGCTGGATGCAGCCGCATCCAACGCACCACAATTTGTCATGAACTTCGCGGATGGTATCATCAAAGCACTTGGGCACCATTTCTCAACGGTCAACATCCACTCTTCTATTTTGCAACATCTACTGCGTTGCTGTACGTCAGTAGCGCATGCTGCCCATTTTTTTGGGAATACCGATGCCATTTTCAGAGTAGAAGTGGACCGTGCGTACATGCTGCTCAAAGCTCTACCCCTTGACAGCGAGTCTGTTGAGTTGCGTTTGTGGTGTCTTCGGTTCCTGTCTGCTACACTGGGCCCGCAGATCGAAGGCCGGTCGCCGTATGAGGTGTACCCTCATCTTTACCAGCAGTTAAGCGGTATCGTGAAAAATAACGATGAGGACTTGGACGTTCGTCTTGAGGCACTACGCTGCGCCGGAGTTATTGGCGCACTTGACATCAGCATTTTCCATTCCACAGTCGTCAATCGGACTTGCAGACATGAGGaaatgaaacgaaacgaGCCGAGCACTCTTAGCCATGCCATGTGTTGCCGTGTGGTTATACGCTCCATCGCTTCTCTGCTGGATCTAAGTGAGAAGCGTTTTTCGGGGGGAAAAGATAATGTACTGCGTGTGGGAATTCAAACGATTCTCAACATTGCAGAATCATGCCCCGACTCGCGGGGAGAAATTGCCGTTGTGATTCCACCAGTGGTTCGTGCCGTGAGTGAACTCAGTGCGTGCCGTTTATTAGGCACTCTGCTGCATGAACTAACGCAGATCATAAGGTATGTTGGGGTGGCGGCACTTTCACACGCTCATTTACTGTACAATTTGATTGATGAGTCATGGGTAAAATCGTCAAAGTATCGTTTTCTTGCTGTCCGACTTGCTCTTACGCTTGTCACCCTTGAAGCGGACGGTAAGGCGGAATCGAGGAGGAGCAACATGCGGATGTCCCCCATCAAGTTTGACGCTCTTAACGATATTGAGTCATCCGAGTCCTTACGCTATGCCATCATAGAGTACATCTTGAAGCATACACAAACACTGAAAACGTGCGTGGAGACGGTTGTCACCAATCTCTTGCGGGCTGCACAAAGGTGTCCCATTGATTTTGCGTTGTCTGTCATAACGACGCTCCGTGTGGTTTGTTTCCGCCTTCACGTTGATGAATTTGCGGGTCTCATTGTTCGCGGGCTTCTCAGCTGTTTGAAAACTCGGCTTTCAACATCTATGAGGGCGACGGAGCAAAACGCGTTCGTCAGCCGCATCATGGGTGTTTTTTGCGTTTTAATGACAGTATTGCAGAGCGAGTTTGTCAAATATTCATCGGAGGTGCTTCGGACACTGAAAACCCTTCGCGTATCAAATAACGAATTAATTACCCTCCATGGAACGTTAATGAAGGGTGGCGTTTGCACCTTGAGTAAAGGTTTTGTAACAGAGCATCAAAAGCAAGTGGTGCGACTCCTCAAGGAGTGTGAAGGCATCGCCCTTCGCCACGTCTCTGATTTGGACAAGGTGTTGAGCACACGGGGAAATGTGGACGAGAAGGGCTGGAATTCTGATGATGGAGAGcgcccccttcccttctctgagaAGCTGATCATCAGCACGACCAGAACGGCTCCCCTTACTAAGGAGGAATGGCTCAGGTGGCTCAATGACTTCTCTTGTGTCATCATGCAGGAATCCCCTTACAGAGTTTTTCGGTGTATCTCGCTACCGCTGACTGCTAACACCTCGCCACTAGTGGATTGCTCACCCCAGTTCACTCAAGATATCGCTCCGCACGCGTTTCGGGCCCTCTGGAACTTTGCGAGTGCATCCGTTCGCTCGTCTCTCGCCGATTTCTTCTTCCAGGTTCTACAACAAGCCATGGAGTCCTCCGCTGTACCCGATGAGGTGGTCTCCGCTCTCCTCACCGTCGCGGAATATATGGACAATGTGGGGATGGCACTTCCCATTGCTCCCAGTATTCTTTCTAGATGTGCATGGGGTCGGGGGATGCTCGCAAAGGCTCTCTATTGGTGCGAAGCGGCATACAGGAAGGATCCTCGGGGGACAGCGAAGTACCTGTTTAGTCTTTACCGTGAATTGCAGCAGTCGGGGCTTCTTATGGTCACTGGACATTCAGAAAGCTTGAAACTCCTACAAGGATGTATTGACAATGAGCGTAGTGAATCGGATGGCAGCGACGAGTACTCAGTGAAGTGGTTATCGCGGCAGGAGTCTCTCCGGCGAATGTGTGGGGTGGGTGGTCGTTCCCGCTCGGATGCCAACAGTTCCTTCAATGGTGAGGATGTGAAGTTAGACCCTGAAATGGAAAATGAGGTTAATACATTGTACGCACTAAGCGAAGCTGGTGATTATGATGCAGTGCTTGAGCAGTGGAAGGTACTGTTTCAAAAATATAACGGTAGGGACGAgcagaagagggaagaaaacaccCTTTTCTACGTGTCACAGTGCGCCGCTGATGCTTCAATACGCCTGCAGGCGTGGGATACACTGGAGGACACCACGCGTTGGCAACTAAACGATACTGTGTCGTACCATGTCTCGCGTGCTGCGCTTAGCATTCACAAGCGCCGCTACGAAGAGGCAACTTCGGCAATCAATGAGGGGCGGAAGCTACTTTTAGAGGATCTTTCAGGGCTTTTGCATCAATCGTACACTCGCGCGTACGAAGGTCTCGTTATTGCGCAAAAGCTGTCTGAATTGGAAGAGATCGTGACGGTAAAGCGAGCGGAGGTGGTGTCTTCAACGCATCATCTGAGCCGCGTCCTGCGTTTGTGGAGCCAACGCATTGAGATGATGTCCTCTACAGTTTCTGCATGGAAGGAGGTCCTCGGGGTGCGTGGCTTGCTCATTCCGCCAGGCGAGGACGTTGCTACACGTCTTCGCTTTGTGAATCTTTGTCGGCGCGAGAAGGCAAAGCAACACGAGCGTTTCATTTTGTGTCAGTTGTTGGGTTATCGCTGCCCAACATCGGAACAGCTCATGCACAGCAACGCAAACCCCCGTGTAGTGATGCAGTACATTAGTTTTCTCTCTGCAAACGGTGAGCTTGGACCAAAGAGTTCTTATGGTCTCGAGCGTGACCTGCTGAAGAGGATGATCGATACACACTCAAGGAATGAGAACGCTTTTCTCTTGTCGAGCGCTTATGCGAGGCTTGGCAGCAGTGCAGAACTTTCTGAGGCTGTGCAATGCTACAAGGCGGCTACAACTTATTGCCCTAAATGGTTCCACGCGTGGCGCATGTTTGCGGAGTCGAATGCGGAGATGCTCGATGTCACATTCTCCGACGCCACATGCGCAGCCGCAATTGAAGGCTATATACAGAGCATTAAACTGGGAAACTCAGATTCCACCATTATTCAGGATGTTTTGAAGCTCCTCACTTTACTCAGTCGTCATTGTGATCAGGAAAGTGggttgaaggagttacgtaaGCGGGTTTTCGAGGTGTCGCCGCGCGCTTGGAAATTGGTGGTTCCGCAACTCATTGCGCGTCTGGACTCCGGTTCCGATGGCAGCTGTGAGCTTGTCGCGGAGATTCTAACAACTGTCAGTTTTGATTGTCCACTCTCGCTAATTTATCCCCTCAACCTGTGCGCAATGTCCAACTCTAGGAGGCGGAGGAAGTACGCAAATATAATTCTTGACAAACTGCAGAGCAAACACCCTCTTGTGGTTAATCAGGGGCGAATCCTTGTAGACGAGTTGGTGCGGACTTCGGACCTCTTGCATGAGCAGTGGTATCATATGCTGGAATGTTCCGCTACCGCATTTTTTGACCGAAACGACTATAAAGGTATGCTAGACgtgcttcttcctttgcACGAGAAGCTGCACCTCTCCACAGATACTATTGTCGAGGCTGAGTTTACTTGTAAGTTCGGCAATAAGCTTGATAGGGCCCAAGAGTGGCTTCAATCATACCTCCGAACGGGATCTATAGCTGACCTTCACTCGGCTTGGAACATTTACCATGCAGTTTATCAACAAATCGACAAACAGATAAGGTCTCAAAGTAAGTTGCACCTTTCATTTTGTAGTCCAAAGCTGTTTGAAGCAAGAAATCTCGCAGTGGGACTCCCCGATGCGATGCCATCCGAGGATTGTGCGGTAAGGTGTACTGCCTCCTTTAACGGCACACTCACTGTGATTGGAAGTAAACAGCGACCTAAGAGGCTTAGCGTCACAACAGTGGATggagaaacacaaaagtaTTTGTTGAAGGGTCGTGAGGATCTGCGTCTTGATGAGAGGGTAATGCAACTCTTTAGACTTGTGAACACTCTCATGATGACGGACTCAAGAACCTGCAAGAATCCTGGATTCCAGATTCAGCGGTATTCTGTCACACCACTCAAGGACACGGTGGGTCTTATTGGTTGGGTTAGCGGCTGTGACACGTTACACACGCTCGTGACGAAGTACAGGAAGTTTCGTGGTATTCCACCGGAGCTCGAGTTGCGCATGATGAATCAAATCATTGTATGCGATAGGCCAAAAACCTACGACCACCTCACGATGATATCGAAGGTTGAGGTGATGGAGTTCCTTGCAGATCATACTTCAGGTCACGATGTTAGAAAGGCAATGTGGGCCTCAGCTTCCAATTGTGAGATGTGGCTTGAGCAAAGGCAGGTGTTTACAACATCTTCGGCAACCACGTGTATGGTTGGTTATATTCTCGGTTTGGGGGATCGGCACCCCAACAATGTGATGATTCAACGTACGTCTGGGTTATTTGTCCATATCGATTTTGGTGACTGCTTTGAAGTTGCGATGACACGTCAAATGTTCCCTGAAAGGGTGCCCTTCCGCTTGACACGAATGATACGCAATGCATTGGACGTGTTTGGTGTCGACGGACCATTTCGTTCAATCGCAGAGACCGCCATGTGCGTTCTGCGCGATGGAAGCCGGAGCGTGCTTGCCATTCTTGAGGCCTTTATTCAGGACCCACTCATCTCTTGGAGGTTATTGAACCACATGAAAAAGGAACCTGGGGACTCCACAGTACATAAAAACATTGATGAACAAAGTGAAGCGGTGGGACCGCGGATGTCATCCGTTGCATTTCCTGGTGCACCTGTAAGGGACGATATGTTCACTGTGGACTCCAAACTCACCCGCTGTGCATCCATACCGGATGACGATGTAGTTCATAAAGGTGTTAAGGTATTTCAGCGAGTTCGATCGAAGCTGAAAGGGGAGGAGTTCTTAAGAACAAAAGGCGACACCAAAAGTACCGATCCAAAAGTACAGGTTGCACGGCTGATTGTTGAGGCGACAGATATTACTAACGTCGCTCAGTCATGGGCGGGTTGGTATCCGTTCTGGTAa
- a CDS encoding proteasome beta 7 subunit (identical to GP:12656357: 20S proteasome beta 7 subunit {Trypanosoma brucei}(PMID:11309374)) gives MASGGSVIGLKYNGGVLLASDTLLSYGSLAKWPNIPRIKIIGPHTAVCATGDYADFQDMTEQLESHVERQRRYINDVLRPDEIFCYLHRHIYHKRSNFEPCLCSFVVCGCQGGVPFLGGIDSVGTQWRDDCVATGYGAYIAIPLLRKALEKPGGLSREEAVEVIKNCLRVLFYRECRAINKFQIADATNDAVEIGKPFEVETNWEYEGFCFEKTAIIR, from the coding sequence ATGGCATCTGGAGGATCTGTTATTGGTCTGAAATATAACGGTGGTGTCCTGTTGGCTAGCGACACACTTTTATCGTATGGATCCCTTGCGAAATGGCCAAATATCCCGCGTATTAAAATCATAGGCCCCCATACCGCCGTGTGTGCTACTGGCGACTACGCTGACTTTCAAGATATGACTGAACAACTTGAGAGTCATGTGGAGCGACAGCGGAGATACATCAATGATGTGCTTAGGCCTGATGAAATATTTTGTTATCTCCACCGGCATATTTACCATAAACGCTCCAATTTTGAGCCATGCCTTTGCAGTTTTGTTGTCTGTGGTTGTCAAGGAGGAGTTCCATTTCTTGGTGGAATTGACAGTGTGGGGACGCAATGGAGGGATGACTGCGTGGCTACGGGATATGGAGCATATATTGCAATTCCACTACTACGGAAGGCGCTTGAAAAACCTGGTGGACTCTCACGTGAGGAGGCGGTGGAGGTTATCAAAAACTGTCTTCGTGTTCTTTTCTACCGGGAGTGCCGCGCCATCAACAAGTTTCAAATTGCAGATGCGACAAATGACGCTGTGGAGATTGGCAAGCCGTTTGAAGTAGAAACAAATTGGGAGTATGAGGGGTTCTGCTTTGAGAAAACAGCCATTATTCGATGA